The Oncorhynchus tshawytscha isolate Ot180627B linkage group LG20, Otsh_v2.0, whole genome shotgun sequence genome has a window encoding:
- the LOC112219844 gene encoding C-C motif chemokine 19, producing MSLRVAALLLLASVLWSHVAASTDQALDCCLTTTDTKLPHRVVKSYSIQTVSGGCRIAATVFVTKKNLRLCAPPATKKNWVAKLIKQLKRKSHKGKDRKGKNGKRRH from the exons ATGTCATTACGGGTGGCTGCACTTCTTCTGTTGGCATCTGTCCTCTGGAGCCATGTAGCAG CAAGCACAGATCAGGCTTTGGACTGCTGCTTGACAACGACCGATACCAAGCTTCCCCACAGAGTGGTGAAGTCATACAGTATCCAGACAGTCAGTGGAGGATGTCGGATAGCTGCCACTGT GTTTGTCACGAAGAAGAACCTTAGACTGTGTGCTCCTCCTGCCACCAAGAAGAACTGGGTGGCCAAACTCATCAAGCAACTGAAGAGGAAATCGCATAAGGGAAAGGACAGAAAAGGGAAGAATG GCAAGAGAAGACACTGA